The Manihot esculenta cultivar AM560-2 chromosome 1, M.esculenta_v8, whole genome shotgun sequence genome has a window encoding:
- the LOC110623919 gene encoding uncharacterized mitochondrial protein AtMg00810-like, with the protein MTPPQGYHKAQPGDFCLLKKSLYGLKQASRQWNIEFTSFLKNLGFVQSPHDHCLFTQHTGTLTVILLVYIDDIILTGNSIDAITKCKLALHSKFTVKDLGPMKYFLGLEIARSNQATFISQTKYISDVLKDAGMFNCKPASCPLPQGLHLSPDTREPFDTPDMYRRLLGRLLYINLTRPDICYAVQHLSQFMSMPRKPHWEAALHLLRYLKGSLQQGLYFPVSADMSLNAYCDSDWAACTHSRKSLSGYCIYLGPCLISWKTKKQPTVSKSSAEAEYRAMANTVCELLWISYILQDLQVTVPLPIPLHCDSKAAMHIAANPVFHERTKHIEIDCHLVRDQLQQGFILPHYLPTEEQLAYIFTKALPACRHVNLTHKLNLLPLPAST; encoded by the coding sequence ATGACACCCCCACAGGGATATCACAAAGCCCAGCCAGGGGATTTTTGTTTGCTAAAAAAGTCCTTATATGGGCTTAAACAAGCCTCTAGGCAATGGAACATTGAATTCACCAGCTTTCTCAAAAATTTAGGCTTTGTGCAATCTCCTCATGATCACTGCCTGTTTACACAGCATACTGGAACTTTAACTGTGATATTACTTGTCTATATTGATGATATCATTCTCACTGGAAACTCTATTGATGCTATAACTAAGTGCAAGCTTGCTTTACATTCGAAGTTTACTGTTAAAGATTTGGGGCccatgaaatattttttgggtCTAGAGATTGCTAGATCCAATCAAGCAACCTTCATTAGTCAAACTAAATATATTTCAGATGTACTGAAGGATGCAGGTATGTTCAATTGTAAGCCTGCCTCCTGCCCTTTACCTCAAGGTTTACACTTATCTCCTGATACAAGGGAGCCTTTTGATACACCTGACATGTATAGAAGGCTCCTTGGCAGATTGCTTTACATTAATCTCACAAGGCCTGATATTTGCTATGCTGTCCAGCATTTAAGCCAGTTTATGAGCATGCCTCGAAAGCCCCATTGGGAGGCTGCTTTACATTTGCTTCGTTATCTTAAAGGGTCCTTGCAACAAGGCCTTTATTTTCCTGTAAGTGCTGATATGTCACTAAATGCATATTGTGACTCTGATTGGGCTGCTTGCACCCATTCCAGAAAGTCACTTTCTGGTTATTGCATATATTTGGGACCTTGCCTTATCTCTTGGAAGACTAAGAAACAACCTACTGTTTCTAAATCCTCAGCTGAGGCTGAGTATCGTGCCATGGCTAACACAGTATGTGAGCTCCTCTGGATTAGCTACATTTTGCAGGATTTGCAGGTTACTGTCCCATTGCCAATCCCACTGCACTGTGACAGCAAGGCGGCCATGCATATAGCTGCGAACCCGGTATTTCACGAACGCACCAAACACATCGAAATAGACTGCCACCTCGTCAGAGATCAGCTTCAGCAGGGATTCATACTGCCTCACTATCTCCCCACTGAAGAACAGTTGGCATACATCTTTACAAAAGCCTTGCCAGCATGTCGTCATGTTAATCTCACTCACAAGTTGAACCTTTTGCCTTTACCAGCTTCAACTTGA
- the LOC122723294 gene encoding protein RESPONSE TO LOW SULFUR 3-like, translating to MAVTKVEQQQLEKRNKELERALNESKEREEQMREELRKAWERLRVAEEAEERLCSQLGELEAEAVNQARADNERILSLVDQLSQALNLLQKQ from the coding sequence ATGGCCGTAACGAAGGTGGAGCAGCAGCAGCTAGAGAAGCGAAATAAAGAGCTAGAAAGAGCTCTAAACGAAAGCAAGGAGAGGGAAGAACAAATGAGAGAAGAGCTACGGAAGGCTTGGGAGAGGCTGAGAGTGGCGGAGGAAGCGGAGGAAAGGCTCTGCTCACAGCTGGGTGAGCTTGAGGCTGAGGCTGTCAATCAGGCGCGTGCAGACAACGAACGGATCCTCTCTCTCGTGGATCAGCTCTCTCAGGCTCTCAATCTTCTCCAGAAGCAATAG